The window CTTCATCGGACTGTTCATTGGCCCGACCCTGCTGGCGGTGGCCTACAGCTTGCTGACGGACTGGAGCAAGAGCCAGGCGCGATAACCTCACTCCTGAGACCAGCACCAACCTTTTTGTAGTGAGGGGATAGATCCCCTCGCCACCAATGGGCTTCGATCCAGCAGGCAAGCCTGGCTCTGAAAAACCAGGCTTGCCGGTCAATCACGTCGCCACGTTCAGGTATTTCCCCACGGGGGCGACATCATCCAGCGAGTATTGTCGACTGAGGTTGGCGATCATCCTGTTCAGCGCTTCACTGACATTGGTCTGGTCGGTGGAGCTGTCGCTGGTGCGGTTGGCCTGTACCGCGCTGGTCAGTTCGCTGGTGTCGGTGTTGCTCTGACCATCGGCGTCGAGCTGGCTGAACAACGCCTCACTGGAGGCCTGTTGTGGCGGTGGCGGGGGGAGGCTGGCGGCGAGTTCGTCGAGGCTGACGGTACCGTCTTCATTCTCGTCCAGGGCCGAGAACAGTTCCTGGCTGTCGGCAGTGCTGCCGGCGCTCGCCAGACCATTGCTCAGCTCCTCGCTACTTACCTCGCCATCACCGTCGGCGTCCAGGGCGCTGAGCAGCGCATCGGCCAGTTCGGTCGTCGGCGCCTGGTCCCGTGGCGGCGGAGGCGGTGGCGCCATCGCGGCTATCTCATCACTGCTCAGGTCGCCGCTACTGTCGCTGTCCAGGTCGCTGAAATTGTCGCTCAGGCTGACCAGGATGCCGTCGTCACTCTTCTGCGACAGGGCCGTGCTCAATTCTTCCTGATCGACCGAGCCGTC is drawn from Pseudomonas rhizophila and contains these coding sequences:
- the xopAW gene encoding EF-hand domain-containing protein — protein: MIGSVSSYSPYTSTSSTATSSARSQQFQKELLSKLDSNADGSVDQEELSTALSQKSDDGILVSLSDNFSDLDSDSSGDLSSDEIAAMAPPPPPPRDQAPTTELADALLSALDADGDGEVSSEELSNGLASAGSTADSQELFSALDENEDGTVSLDELAASLPPPPPQQASSEALFSQLDADGQSNTDTSELTSAVQANRTSDSSTDQTNVSEALNRMIANLSRQYSLDDVAPVGKYLNVAT